In Geminocystis sp. NIES-3708, a single window of DNA contains:
- a CDS encoding Tfp pilus assembly protein FimT/FimU, which produces MKKKSAIIINLFKSLNINKNDGYNLIEILTALAIFGILSAIAAPTILQQRGESTAEIDGRNQFKNILLQVRNTAVASTSAIRIKPDPDQPENKFLVEIAQTRGCGSVTKLSEDASSTTDIKVLSSAGFNVGDKIAVGGTEADIIGIPDSLTIQLGTAVTKPKDAVVELADNWSENKRLQGDDVTLPQDKRKDPPKALVTFTPKENWTMCVNSRGIISILDGNNAPISSLTLTFKNLTTQQQELITINQGGAISD; this is translated from the coding sequence ATGAAAAAAAAATCCGCAATTATAATTAATTTATTCAAGTCTTTAAATATCAATAAAAATGATGGCTATAACCTCATTGAAATCCTCACAGCCCTTGCAATATTTGGTATTTTAAGTGCTATTGCCGCCCCTACTATTTTACAACAAAGAGGGGAGTCCACCGCAGAAATAGACGGTCGGAATCAATTTAAAAATATTTTACTACAAGTTCGTAATACAGCCGTTGCTAGTACCTCTGCCATTAGGATTAAACCCGATCCTGATCAACCAGAGAATAAATTTCTGGTGGAAATAGCACAAACTAGAGGATGTGGTTCAGTCACTAAGTTGTCAGAAGATGCGTCTTCCACAACAGATATAAAAGTCCTCTCTTCCGCCGGATTTAATGTCGGAGACAAAATTGCCGTAGGTGGCACGGAGGCAGATATTATAGGAATTCCTGACTCTTTGACAATTCAATTAGGCACTGCCGTTACTAAACCAAAAGATGCTGTAGTAGAATTAGCTGATAACTGGTCAGAGAATAAACGTCTTCAGGGAGATGATGTAACTTTACCTCAAGATAAAAGAAAAGATCCACCCAAAGCTTTAGTTACTTTTACACCAAAGGAAAATTGGACTATGTGTGTTAATAGTCGGGGTATTATTTCTATTTTAGATGGAAATAACGCCCCGATAAGTTCATTAACCTTAACTTTTAAAAATCTTACAACCCAACAGCAAGAACTAATAACCATAAATCAGGGAGGTGCAATTAGTGATTAA
- a CDS encoding S9 family peptidase — MTETTIANYGSWRSPISSDLIVSSTIGLGAVKFDGNNIYWLESRPSEGGRSVIVCLQEDGTTVDITPKPFNVRSRVHEYGGGAFFIHDDTIYFTNFSDQRLYLQKKGEIPQPLTAESSLRYADFSFDKIRNCLICVAEDHSNPNTEPENKIVTIDLNTGEVKTIISGADFYSSPRISPNNSQLAWLSWHHPNMPWDSTELYLADINPDGTLTNIELVAGGKNESVCQPEFSPNGTLYFSCDRRNWWNIYRREKKGKIISLYALDAEFGYPHWVFGESVYGFADDDTVICTYTQDGISHLASLHTKNKSLTDLNISFTNIAYLQVKDHNILFTGGSPTQPTGIIKINIATGETKILKQSSNLSINTGYLSEPQQIEFPTSNGKTAFAWYYPPKNKDFCAPKDSLPPLLVKSHGGPTAATTASYNLRIQYWTSRGFAFVDVNYGGSTGYGRDYRQRLNKNWGIVDVEDCINVAKYLVKQGKVDENKLAISGGSAGGYTTLAALTFYDTFKAGASYYGVSDLEALAQDTHKFESRYLDNLIGKYPEEKAIYQARSPINHIEKLSCPVAFFQGLEDKIVPPNQAQMMVKALKNKGIKTIYVTFPDEQHGFRKAENIKRALEEEFEFYALIFN, encoded by the coding sequence ATGACAGAAACTACAATCGCAAATTACGGATCATGGCGATCGCCTATAAGTTCAGATTTAATCGTATCTAGCACCATCGGTTTAGGAGCGGTAAAATTTGATGGAAATAATATCTATTGGTTAGAAAGTCGTCCATCAGAAGGCGGAAGATCTGTTATTGTCTGTTTACAAGAAGATGGTACAACGGTTGATATTACCCCAAAACCCTTTAATGTTCGTAGTCGTGTTCATGAGTATGGGGGAGGTGCTTTTTTTATTCATGACGATACTATCTATTTTACCAACTTTAGTGATCAACGGTTATATTTACAAAAAAAAGGAGAAATTCCTCAACCCCTAACGGCGGAATCTTCTTTACGTTATGCTGATTTTTCCTTTGATAAGATTCGTAATTGTTTAATTTGTGTCGCCGAAGATCATAGTAATCCTAACACTGAACCTGAAAATAAAATCGTTACCATTGATTTAAACACAGGAGAAGTGAAAACGATAATTAGTGGAGCAGATTTTTACTCTTCTCCTCGTATTTCCCCTAATAACTCTCAATTAGCATGGTTATCATGGCATCATCCAAATATGCCTTGGGATAGTACAGAATTATATTTAGCTGATATTAACCCTGATGGTACTTTAACTAATATCGAATTAGTGGCAGGTGGTAAAAATGAATCCGTTTGCCAACCAGAATTTAGTCCTAATGGTACATTATACTTTAGTTGCGATCGCCGTAATTGGTGGAATATTTATCGACGAGAAAAAAAAGGAAAAATTATTTCACTATACGCTTTAGATGCAGAGTTTGGTTATCCTCATTGGGTTTTCGGAGAATCAGTTTATGGTTTTGCGGATGATGATACTGTTATTTGTACTTACACCCAAGATGGTATTTCTCATTTAGCAAGTTTACACACTAAAAATAAAAGCTTAACAGATCTTAATATTTCCTTTACCAATATCGCTTATTTACAAGTAAAAGATCATAATATTTTATTTACTGGAGGTTCACCCACTCAACCAACAGGGATAATTAAAATCAATATTGCCACAGGTGAAACAAAAATACTTAAACAATCCAGTAATTTAAGTATTAATACTGGTTACTTAAGCGAACCTCAACAGATAGAATTTCCTACTAGTAATGGTAAAACAGCCTTTGCATGGTACTATCCTCCGAAAAATAAAGATTTTTGTGCCCCAAAAGACTCATTGCCCCCCTTATTAGTCAAAAGTCATGGAGGCCCAACTGCTGCCACCACAGCCAGTTATAATTTAAGAATACAATACTGGACAAGTAGGGGTTTTGCTTTTGTTGATGTTAACTATGGTGGTAGTACTGGTTATGGTCGAGATTATCGCCAAAGGTTAAATAAAAATTGGGGAATTGTTGATGTAGAAGATTGTATAAATGTTGCAAAATATTTAGTTAAACAAGGAAAAGTTGACGAAAATAAATTAGCAATTTCTGGAGGTAGTGCAGGAGGTTATACTACCCTAGCGGCATTAACTTTTTATGATACTTTCAAAGCTGGTGCTAGTTATTATGGTGTTAGTGATTTAGAAGCCTTAGCTCAAGATACCCATAAATTTGAATCTCGTTATTTAGATAATTTAATCGGTAAATATCCTGAAGAAAAAGCTATTTATCAAGCTCGATCACCTATTAATCATATAGAAAAATTATCTTGTCCTGTGGCATTTTTTCAAGGATTAGAAGATAAAATTGTGCCACCAAATCAAGCACAGATGATGGTTAAAGCTCTAAAAAACAAAGGAATTAAAACAATATATGTAACTTTTCCTGATGAACAACATGGCTTTAGAAAAGCTGAAAATATTAAAAGAGCTTTAGAAGAAGAATTTGAATTTTATGCTCTTATTTTTAATTAA
- the mrdA gene encoding penicillin-binding protein 2 — protein MGFANLVKKPKDNYIRGKKNTVNRLRSEQKKVWLTVGQNDQPVFIMLLISLFLVGTIGFRLGYLQIVEGDKYSLKADNNRTKIIPKPPVRGNLFDRKGRILGATRLSHSAYLWPIAQKKENWQEAKTMLAKILGISEDNLQNILEKEGYDSPTLVRIARNLTPQQITAIEENRNLLSEVEVDADTVRYYPNHKIGSHVLGYTREINADELRERQKEGYRMGDVIGKMGAEAGFESELRGEWGGILMERDGTGKVIRKLGIKEAKAGNDVTLTLDLELQKVAEKALGDRKGAVVALDPRDGAVLAMVSYPAFDPNIFSGKITEQVWQEVQAKGYPLINRALMGFPPASTFKIVTATAGMESGKFSSKTVLPTYAYLHVGGTAFGEWNRAGFGPMGFVRAMAWSSNTFFGQIGNGVGGETLIDWSRKYGFGSKTGIEIPEETPGLIADNEWKKKRFDWEWTVGDTVNMSIGQGFTQATPLQVAVMFAVPANGGYKVIPHLYEDKTAFLKKRQSLNLKPETVSTIREGLRAVVSSGTGGKAALSGIAVAGKSGTAEAPPGKSHTWFGGFAPYDKPEIVVVAFVEHSGGGGGSTAGPIVKQVLEAYFKAKS, from the coding sequence ATGGGATTCGCAAACTTAGTCAAAAAGCCTAAAGATAATTATATTAGGGGCAAAAAAAATACAGTCAATCGTCTTAGAAGTGAACAGAAAAAAGTTTGGTTAACCGTAGGACAAAATGACCAACCAGTATTTATTATGCTCTTAATCAGTCTTTTTCTTGTGGGCACTATTGGCTTTCGTCTAGGATACCTACAAATAGTCGAAGGTGACAAGTATTCCCTTAAAGCTGACAATAACCGCACTAAAATTATCCCAAAACCTCCCGTTAGAGGTAATTTATTTGATCGCAAAGGTCGAATTTTAGGAGCAACTCGGCTGTCTCATTCTGCTTACTTGTGGCCTATTGCCCAAAAAAAGGAAAATTGGCAAGAAGCAAAGACGATGTTAGCAAAAATTTTGGGTATATCAGAAGATAACTTACAAAATATTTTAGAAAAAGAAGGTTATGATTCTCCTACTCTTGTGCGTATCGCCCGTAATTTAACCCCTCAACAAATCACTGCCATTGAAGAAAATAGGAATTTACTTTCAGAAGTAGAAGTCGATGCTGACACTGTAAGATATTATCCTAATCATAAAATTGGATCTCATGTTCTAGGTTATACAAGAGAAATTAATGCTGATGAATTAAGAGAACGTCAAAAAGAAGGTTATCGTATGGGAGATGTGATTGGTAAAATGGGGGCTGAAGCTGGTTTTGAGTCAGAATTGCGAGGAGAATGGGGCGGAATCCTCATGGAAAGAGATGGCACGGGAAAAGTTATTCGTAAACTAGGCATCAAAGAAGCAAAAGCAGGAAATGACGTTACCCTTACCCTAGATTTAGAATTACAAAAAGTAGCCGAAAAAGCTCTAGGTGATCGCAAAGGTGCTGTAGTAGCCCTTGATCCTCGTGATGGTGCAGTCCTAGCGATGGTGAGCTATCCAGCCTTTGATCCTAATATTTTTTCTGGCAAAATTACAGAACAAGTATGGCAAGAAGTACAAGCAAAAGGCTACCCTTTAATTAATCGTGCCTTAATGGGATTTCCTCCCGCATCCACCTTTAAAATCGTCACGGCTACGGCTGGAATGGAATCAGGGAAGTTTTCGTCTAAAACAGTTTTACCTACTTATGCTTACCTTCATGTGGGGGGGACAGCCTTTGGAGAATGGAATCGAGCGGGATTTGGACCGATGGGTTTTGTAAGAGCAATGGCATGGAGTAGTAATACTTTCTTTGGGCAAATAGGCAATGGTGTCGGTGGTGAAACCTTGATAGATTGGTCAAGAAAATACGGTTTTGGTAGTAAGACAGGTATCGAAATTCCTGAAGAAACCCCGGGCTTAATTGCTGACAATGAATGGAAAAAAAAGCGATTTGATTGGGAATGGACTGTTGGTGATACTGTTAATATGTCCATAGGACAAGGTTTTACCCAAGCCACTCCCCTACAAGTAGCTGTCATGTTTGCTGTACCTGCTAATGGCGGTTATAAAGTAATACCCCATCTTTATGAAGATAAAACTGCTTTCCTCAAAAAACGTCAATCTCTCAATTTAAAACCTGAAACCGTCAGTACCATTCGAGAAGGTTTACGAGCAGTGGTTAGTAGCGGTACAGGTGGTAAAGCCGCCCTTAGTGGTATCGCTGTAGCAGGAAAAAGTGGTACTGCTGAAGCACCTCCAGGGAAATCTCATACTTGGTTTGGTGGTTTTGCTCCCTATGATAAGCCTGAAATCGTTGTAGTTGCCTTTGTCGAACACTCTGGTGGGGGAGGGGGTTCAACGGCTGGACCTATTGTTAAACAGGTTTTAGAAGCGTATTTTAAAGCGAAATCATAG
- a CDS encoding GDP-L-fucose synthase → MLDLSTKKILVTGGAGFLGKQVVAELIKAGANADKITIPRSKDYDLTKWENCQKVVTNQDVIIHLAAHVGGIGLNREKPAELFYDNLMMGAQLIHAAYQAEVEKFTCVGTICAYPKFTPVPFKEEDLWNGYPEETNAPYGIAKKALLVQLESYRLQYGFNGIYLLPVNLYGPEDNFDTRSSHVIPALIRKVHEAQQRGDRVIPVWGDGSPTREFLYSNDAARGIVMGTQFYDNSDPVNLGTNFEITIKDLTELICELMGFDGELRWETDKPNGQPRRCLDTSKAKDAFGFTAKIDLKEGLKNTIQWYRENSETFT, encoded by the coding sequence ATGTTAGATTTAAGTACAAAAAAAATCCTTGTTACAGGAGGTGCTGGTTTTTTAGGTAAGCAAGTTGTCGCCGAATTAATTAAAGCTGGTGCAAATGCAGATAAAATAACCATTCCACGCTCAAAAGATTATGATTTGACTAAATGGGAAAACTGTCAAAAAGTGGTAACAAATCAAGATGTAATTATACATTTAGCTGCCCACGTAGGAGGTATTGGTTTAAATAGGGAAAAACCTGCGGAATTATTTTATGACAACCTAATGATGGGGGCTCAATTAATTCATGCGGCCTATCAAGCTGAGGTAGAAAAATTCACTTGTGTTGGTACTATTTGTGCCTATCCTAAGTTTACCCCAGTACCTTTCAAAGAAGAAGACTTATGGAACGGTTATCCTGAAGAAACAAATGCACCTTATGGCATCGCCAAAAAAGCCTTACTTGTACAATTAGAATCTTATCGTCTTCAATACGGTTTTAACGGTATCTATCTTTTACCAGTAAATTTGTATGGACCTGAAGATAATTTTGATACTCGTAGTTCTCATGTGATACCTGCATTAATTCGTAAAGTTCACGAAGCACAACAAAGAGGAGATAGAGTGATTCCTGTATGGGGTGATGGAAGTCCTACCCGTGAGTTTTTATACTCTAATGATGCGGCAAGGGGTATTGTTATGGGGACTCAATTTTATGATAATTCTGATCCTGTGAATTTGGGAACTAATTTTGAAATTACCATCAAAGACTTAACAGAATTAATCTGTGAATTGATGGGATTTGACGGTGAGTTACGTTGGGAAACTGATAAACCGAATGGGCAACCTCGTCGTTGTTTAGATACTTCTAAAGCTAAAGATGCTTTTGGTTTTACCGCCAAAATAGACTTAAAAGAGGGTTTAAAAAATACTATTCAATGGTATCGGGAAAATAGTGAAACTTTCACTTAA
- the gmd gene encoding GDP-mannose 4,6-dehydratase — MTNHKTALITGVTGQDGSYLSELLLSKGYHVHGIIRRTSTFNTDRIDHIYQDPHQEDARFFLHYGDLTDGTTLRRILEETQPDEVYNLGAQSHVRVSFDAPEFTVDSVAMGTLRLLEAIRDYQQRTSTDIRYYQAGSSEMFGKVLEIPQKETTPFYPRSPYACGKVYAHWQTINHRESYNLFACNGILFNHESPRRGETFVTRKITRAIASIVAEKQKKLYLGNIDSKRDWGYAKDYVVAMWLMLQQQEPDDYVVATGETHSVKEFLELAFSHVNLNWEDYVAFDERYLRPAEVDLLIGDPTKAKEKLGWQPSVTFTDLVHLMVDADLEAIGITNGNKIKDQAYIRQNMLHNVN, encoded by the coding sequence ATGACCAATCATAAAACAGCTTTAATTACAGGCGTTACAGGACAAGATGGCTCTTATTTAAGTGAACTATTATTGAGCAAAGGTTATCACGTTCATGGTATTATCCGACGGACTTCCACTTTTAATACTGATCGAATAGATCATATATACCAAGATCCTCATCAAGAAGATGCTAGATTTTTTCTTCACTATGGTGATTTAACTGATGGTACTACTTTACGTCGTATTTTAGAAGAGACACAACCTGATGAAGTGTATAATTTAGGTGCGCAGTCTCATGTTAGGGTAAGTTTTGATGCCCCAGAATTTACTGTTGATAGTGTCGCTATGGGTACACTAAGATTACTAGAAGCCATTAGAGATTATCAGCAGAGAACTTCTACTGATATACGTTATTATCAGGCAGGATCATCAGAAATGTTCGGAAAAGTCTTAGAAATTCCTCAAAAAGAAACCACCCCCTTCTATCCTCGTAGTCCTTATGCTTGTGGAAAGGTATATGCCCATTGGCAGACAATTAATCATCGTGAATCTTATAATTTATTTGCTTGTAACGGTATCTTATTCAATCATGAAAGTCCCCGTCGTGGTGAAACTTTTGTAACCAGAAAAATTACCAGAGCGATCGCCAGTATCGTAGCAGAAAAACAAAAAAAACTCTATTTAGGTAATATCGACTCAAAAAGAGATTGGGGTTATGCGAAAGATTATGTCGTTGCCATGTGGTTAATGTTGCAACAACAAGAACCAGATGATTATGTTGTTGCCACAGGAGAAACCCATTCAGTCAAAGAATTTTTAGAGTTGGCTTTTTCTCACGTTAACTTAAACTGGGAAGATTATGTTGCCTTTGATGAACGTTATTTGCGCCCTGCGGAGGTAGATTTATTAATAGGTGATCCTACAAAAGCAAAAGAAAAATTAGGTTGGCAACCTAGCGTTACATTCACTGATTTAGTTCATCTAATGGTAGATGCTGATTTAGAAGCTATTGGAATTACTAATGGTAATAAAATAAAAGATCAAGCTTATATTCGTCAAAATATGCTACATAACGTTAATTAA
- a CDS encoding ABC transporter permease, which yields MILTRKKTLIFVEKLSFWHELERYWQLLSVLVPQNLNTRYRGSFLGVYWSLLNPIIMTTLYTVIFGTTFASYFGDSIINYMFAAFTGLLIINFFNSSTTQALSSIVINGDLLNKIKLPLPVFPLSMIAANIFQFVVGSLPLLIIVTLIKTHNLLSVFLLLLPFIALVLVCTGVGLFLSALFVFFRDLGYFYEIMTFIVWITSPVFYPAEIVPQRVQPFLYLNPLVPIIESLRQISLEGTFPEISHLMKGFLSGIIILTLGWLFFRRVQSSFMDLL from the coding sequence ATGATTTTAACCAGAAAAAAAACTTTAATCTTTGTAGAAAAATTGTCTTTTTGGCATGAGCTGGAACGTTATTGGCAATTACTTTCTGTTTTAGTGCCACAAAACTTAAATACTCGTTATCGTGGTTCTTTTTTAGGAGTATATTGGTCATTATTAAATCCCATTATTATGACTACTTTATATACTGTTATTTTTGGTACAACATTTGCTTCTTATTTCGGAGATTCTATTATTAATTATATGTTTGCGGCTTTTACTGGTTTATTAATAATTAATTTTTTTAATTCTTCTACCACTCAAGCCTTAAGTAGTATTGTTATTAATGGAGATTTATTAAATAAAATTAAGTTACCATTGCCTGTTTTTCCCTTATCAATGATAGCCGCTAATATTTTCCAATTTGTGGTTGGTTCATTACCATTATTAATCATTGTTACATTAATAAAAACTCACAATCTCTTATCTGTATTTTTATTATTATTACCTTTTATTGCCCTAGTTTTAGTTTGTACTGGAGTCGGTTTATTTTTAAGTGCTTTATTTGTCTTTTTTAGAGATTTAGGGTACTTTTATGAAATTATGACTTTTATTGTTTGGATTACCAGTCCCGTATTTTATCCTGCAGAAATTGTTCCTCAAAGAGTACAACCATTTCTATATCTTAATCCTTTAGTACCAATTATTGAAAGTTTACGACAAATAAGTTTAGAGGGAACTTTTCCTGAAATTAGTCACTTGATGAAAGGCTTTTTAAGTGGCATAATTATTTTAACTTTAGGGTGGTTATTTTTTCGTCGAGTACAATCATCTTTTATGGATTTACTTTAA
- a CDS encoding ABC transporter ATP-binding protein: MDQEVIRLNNVSLWRRTQEEFSYDLKKTVLSFLQGKYVKPAKKQVLKDVDFVVNSGEKIGIIGSNGAGKSTLLKVICGILSPTFGTVRVRGNIAPLIELGAGFNMEMSVKDNIILYGVLLGYSKEEMRSRTYEILEFAELQEYAEVPVKALSSGMKARLGFAVATDVKPDILILDEVLSVGDAKFTHKSRGRIQSLWEQSSTILFVSHSLEYVKDLCDRSIWLDHGEIAYHGNTQEAIKLYLNSVGVKEYIRPPSAL; this comes from the coding sequence ATGGATCAAGAAGTTATTAGACTAAATAATGTTTCTTTATGGCGTAGAACTCAAGAAGAATTTTCTTACGATTTAAAAAAAACAGTTCTCTCTTTTTTACAAGGAAAATATGTTAAACCCGCAAAAAAACAAGTATTAAAAGATGTTGATTTTGTAGTTAATAGCGGTGAAAAAATTGGAATAATTGGTTCAAATGGTGCAGGTAAATCTACTTTACTAAAAGTTATCTGCGGTATTTTATCTCCCACTTTTGGCACGGTTAGAGTCAGAGGAAATATTGCACCTTTAATTGAATTGGGTGCTGGTTTTAATATGGAAATGTCTGTTAAGGATAACATCATTTTATATGGTGTTTTATTAGGTTATTCTAAAGAAGAAATGAGAAGTCGGACTTATGAAATTCTTGAATTTGCAGAGTTACAGGAATATGCAGAAGTGCCTGTTAAAGCATTATCTTCAGGGATGAAAGCACGTTTAGGTTTTGCTGTTGCAACGGATGTAAAACCAGATATTCTCATTCTCGATGAAGTTTTATCTGTTGGGGATGCTAAATTTACTCATAAATCACGAGGACGTATTCAAAGTTTGTGGGAACAAAGTAGTACAATATTATTTGTTTCCCATAGTTTAGAATATGTAAAAGACTTATGTGATCGATCTATTTGGTTAGATCATGGCGAAATTGCTTATCATGGAAATACTCAAGAGGCAATAAAACTTTACTTAAATTCAGTGGGTGTCAAAGAGTATATTCGTCCTCCTTCTGCGTTATAA
- the sipA gene encoding regulatory protein SipA, giving the protein MTNLNIKSGNRVKVIEIPPYIKTADPMPMLRPSSVISLGEEGIVLSPRPGGYWAIRFTQGCFLLESKYFQQLTVDNGELKI; this is encoded by the coding sequence ATGACAAACTTAAATATTAAATCAGGTAATCGAGTGAAAGTCATTGAGATACCACCATACATCAAAACTGCTGATCCAATGCCGATGTTACGCCCATCAAGTGTAATATCATTAGGAGAAGAAGGTATTGTTTTAAGTCCACGCCCTGGAGGTTATTGGGCGATTCGTTTTACTCAAGGTTGTTTTTTATTAGAAAGTAAATATTTTCAGCAGTTGACAGTTGACAATGGAGAGTTGAAAATATAG
- a CDS encoding lipopolysaccharide assembly protein LapB, with translation MAKVTSKEIVKKSFIIISGLAFFWFSASSVIEMITKPATPSVNQSQGEDSSAEALLKKEVKGYELVLEKEPDNRFALEKLVEIQLQLRNLQAALPLTEKLVKLDPQNTRYQQVLKIIKQGLAQEKSQTQPPINSPNNNEENKEK, from the coding sequence ATGGCAAAAGTAACTTCTAAAGAGATTGTAAAAAAAAGTTTTATTATAATTTCTGGCTTGGCTTTTTTCTGGTTTTCAGCGTCTAGCGTCATTGAAATGATTACTAAACCAGCGACTCCATCTGTAAATCAAAGTCAGGGAGAAGATTCTTCTGCTGAGGCTCTACTAAAGAAAGAAGTGAAAGGTTATGAGTTAGTATTGGAAAAAGAGCCTGATAACCGTTTTGCTTTAGAGAAATTAGTCGAAATTCAGTTACAATTACGAAATTTACAGGCTGCTTTACCTTTAACGGAAAAATTAGTTAAACTTGATCCTCAAAATACTAGATATCAACAGGTTTTGAAGATTATTAAGCAAGGCTTAGCACAAGAAAAATCTCAAACCCAACCCCCCATTAATTCTCCTAACAATAATGAGGAAAATAAAGAAAAATAG
- a CDS encoding DegT/DnrJ/EryC1/StrS aminotransferase family protein — translation MKIPVLDLKPQYQQLKAEIDQAIANVLESTQFVLGPEVKLLESEIANYLGIKHAIGVNSGTDALIIALRALNIGAGDEVITTSFSFYATAESISLVGAKPIFVDIQKDSFNIDPNTIKDKITSKTKAIIPVHLYGQPAAMTQILSIAKEYGLKVIEDCAQAFGASYDGNCVGCYQNCDDNQRQNITGKYVGGIGDVGAFSFYPTKNLGAYGDGGMIVTNSDDIAELSRMLRVHGAKTNYNNELLGYNSRLDSLQACVLRVKLKYINQWNQLRRKIAQTYNELLANNPNIITPKMSKGHVFHQYTIRITNGKRDQLKDYLADLGIGSMIYYPIPQDQLPVYKKQYQPNSITMKLAEEVLSLPIFPELSLDKVVEVAQAINNFNIHVNKVD, via the coding sequence ATGAAAATTCCTGTTCTTGATTTAAAGCCTCAATATCAACAACTTAAAGCAGAAATTGATCAGGCGATCGCTAATGTGTTAGAATCAACACAGTTTGTCTTAGGACCTGAAGTTAAACTACTAGAAAGTGAAATTGCTAATTATTTAGGGATTAAACACGCAATCGGGGTTAATTCTGGCACAGATGCGTTGATTATTGCCCTACGTGCTTTAAATATCGGTGCAGGAGATGAGGTTATTACTACTTCTTTTTCTTTTTATGCTACGGCGGAGTCAATAAGTTTAGTAGGTGCAAAACCTATCTTTGTGGATATTCAAAAGGACAGTTTCAATATAGATCCTAACACCATCAAAGACAAAATTACCAGTAAAACGAAAGCTATTATCCCCGTACATTTATATGGGCAACCTGCCGCTATGACTCAGATATTAAGCATTGCCAAGGAATATGGCTTAAAAGTGATTGAGGATTGTGCCCAAGCCTTTGGAGCAAGTTATGATGGAAATTGTGTAGGATGCTATCAAAATTGTGATGATAATCAACGGCAAAACATAACAGGGAAATATGTCGGTGGTATTGGCGATGTTGGAGCATTTTCATTTTACCCTACAAAAAACTTAGGCGCTTATGGAGATGGTGGCATGATTGTAACTAATAGTGATGATATTGCCGAATTAAGTCGAATGTTGCGAGTGCATGGGGCAAAAACTAATTATAATAATGAATTATTGGGTTATAATTCTCGCCTTGATAGTTTACAGGCTTGTGTTTTAAGAGTGAAATTAAAATATATAAATCAGTGGAATCAATTAAGAAGAAAGATAGCCCAAACGTATAATGAATTATTGGCAAATAATCCTAATATTATTACTCCAAAAATGAGTAAAGGTCATGTTTTTCATCAATATACTATTAGAATTACTAACGGTAAACGAGATCAATTAAAAGATTATTTAGCTGATTTAGGAATAGGTAGTATGATTTATTATCCAATTCCGCAAGATCAATTACCTGTTTATAAAAAACAATATCAACCCAATTCTATCACTATGAAATTAGCAGAAGAAGTATTAAGTTTACCGATTTTTCCTGAATTATCTTTAGATAAAGTTGTTGAAGTTGCCCAAGCAATTAATAACTTTAATATACACGTCAATAAAGTTGATTAA